A single window of Taeniopygia guttata chromosome 1, bTaeGut7.mat, whole genome shotgun sequence DNA harbors:
- the BCLAF3 gene encoding BCLAF1 and THRAP3 family member 3 isoform X2, protein MTRSRSRSPRWKPRSLSPAFRTPEHHRQRHAHINYDCEYKSFRKDSKKSMPWRTEDEKYGQGNSRFAPHGNNHQRIYERRSPSPNLKRIPMEDAYSHKPYRTHSSERTESNRRCQLPPKYSEIPYKEHDRPFYQHKMEDRCMFDHYKVTGNEKGMKPFHRPLGDSCKLERKWHEDDLRHQRLHEEKYGQSPRRVSDEFTTRSSLQKRYPEDHDYREYGHASKRAKEMERYDGDVARNSKWKQERSFPPCQEKEEQRYPGAQSQWPAEREYLGGSVTKIAYEYSHKRRRHPDGEKPFPEDRAQKYVKQEEQKYGSSKGARNSKELDYFSGGRVRRTEERHVEEPVKCSSKKGCNACVNSSKTDVELRSFKNKLNERVRKDGELRKNVDSSNSQRDASHTVSDVKMSDANCIRDHLTVKVDMKKMVTKYRTASSHTTERQMSHDLVAVGKKTNYFASSDITLHERFSKIQDKSSTNTNEVKTHLDPEIHRRIDMSLAELQNKRTVPSESPQNIVRVLEDPNDLRYDIERRRKERLKNEDERVFHVDGVTPRSQQSCSLSKLQTSQVDGFQKPMRFLKPPFRKFIGRPHLTYYASKSSDTYPHRRIRGHLENAGPIRRHFKSNFADGHLQSHYKSGLVQKGLYIQAKYQRLRSVGVRGFATNKFRDGFLRKEKGNLNIATET, encoded by the exons ATGACAAGATCTAGATCAAGATCACCACGATGGAAACCAAG gTCCTTATCTCCAGCTTTTAGGACTCCAGAGCACCATAGGCAAAGGCATGCTCATATTAATTATGACTGTGAATATAAAAGCTTTCGTAAGGACTCAAAAAAGTCTATGCCTTGGAGAACAGAAGATGAAAAGTATGGACAAGGCAATTCCAGGTTTGCACCTCATGGAAATAACCACCAGAGAATATATGAACGTAGGTCACCTTCACCAAACTTGAAAAGAATTCCCATGGAAGATGCTTACAGTCATAAGCCCTACAGAACCCATTCATCTGAAAGGACTGAAAGCAATAGGAGATGCCAATTACCACCAAAATACTCGGAAATACCTTATAAAGAGCATGACCGTCCGTTTTACCAGCACAAAATGGAGGACAGATGCATGTTTGATCACTACAAAGTCACTGGAAATGAAAAAGGAATGAAACCTTTTCATAGACCATTAGGGGATTCATGCAAACTTGAAAGAAAATGGCATGAAGATGACTTGAGGCACCAGAGGTTACACGAAGAGAAGTATGGTCAGTCACCCAGAAGAGTTTCTGATGAATTTACGACAAGGAGCTCTTTACAGAAGAG GTATCCTGAAGATCACGATTACAGAGAATATGGGCACGCGTCTAAAAGGGCTAAGGAAATGGAGAGGTATGACGGAGATGTAGCAAGAAATTCCAAGTGGAAGCAAGAACGTTCTTTTCCACCCTGCCAAGAAAAGGAGGAGCAAAGATACCCGGGTGCGCAGTCCCAGTGGCCGGCCGAGAGGGAGTACTTGGGGGGGTCTGTCACAAAGATAGCCTATGAGTACAGTCACAAACGGCGCAGGCATCCGGACGGGGAGAAGCCTTTTCCAGAGGACAGAGCTCAGAAGTACGTGAAGCAGGAAGAGCAGAAGTACGGCTCTTCCAAGGGCGCCCGGAACAGCAAGGAGCTGGATTACTTCAGTGGGGGCAGAGTGAGGCGGACTGAAGAACGGCACGTTGAAGAACCTGTTAAATGCAGTTCAAAGAAGGGCTGCAATGCTTGTGTTAACTCTTCCAAAACAGATGTTGAGCTGAggtcttttaaaaacaaactgaatGAAAGAGTGAGGAAAGACGGGGAATTGAGGAAAAACGTAGATTCTTCCAATAGCCAGCGTGATGCAAGTCATACTGTTTCAGATGTGAAAATGTCAGATGCCAACTGTATAAGAGACCATCTCACTGTCAAAGTGGATATGAAGAAAATGGTGACCAAGTACAG GACTGCTTCTAGTCACACTACAGAGAGACAGATGTCCCACGATCTGGTTGCTGTTGGCAAAAAAA CAAATTATTTTGCATCTTCTGACATAACTCTACATGAACGGTTCTCAAAAATTCAGGATAAATCAAGTACAAATACAAATGAAGTGAAAACACATCTGGATCCAGAAATTCACAG GAGGATAGACATGTCTCTAGCAGAACTTCAGAACAAACGAACTGTGCCATCTGAATCTCCCCAG AACATTGTAAGAGTGTTAGAAGATCCAAATGATCTACGGTATGATatagaaaggagaagaaaagagagattgAAGAATGAAGATGAGAGAGTGTTTCATGTAGATGGTGTAACTCCAAG gagccagcagagctgcagtctTTCAAAGTTACAAACGTCTCAAGTTGATGGTTTCCAAAAGCCTATGAGGTTCCTAaagccacctttcaggaaattTATTGGGAGACCTCATCTG ACTTACTATGCTTCAAAATCAAGTGACACTTACCCCCACAGACGGATTAGAGGACACCTTGAAAATGCAGGACCCATCAGAAGGCACTTTAAG
- the BCLAF3 gene encoding BCLAF1 and THRAP3 family member 3 isoform X1: MTRSRSRSPRWKPRSLSPAFRTPEHHRQRHAHINYDCEYKSFRKDSKKSMPWRTEDEKYGQGNSRFAPHGNNHQRIYERRSPSPNLKRIPMEDAYSHKPYRTHSSERTESNRRCQLPPKYSEIPYKEHDRPFYQHKMEDRCMFDHYKVTGNEKGMKPFHRPLGDSCKLERKWHEDDLRHQRLHEEKYGQSPRRVSDEFTTRSSLQKRYPEDHDYREYGHASKRAKEMERYDGDVARNSKWKQERSFPPCQEKEEQRYPGAQSQWPAEREYLGGSVTKIAYEYSHKRRRHPDGEKPFPEDRAQKYVKQEEQKYGSSKGARNSKELDYFSGGRVRRTEERHVEEPVKCSSKKGCNACVNSSKTDVELRSFKNKLNERVRKDGELRKNVDSSNSQRDASHTVSDVKMSDANCIRDHLTVKVDMKKMVTKYRTASSHTTERQMSHDLVAVGKKSENFHPVFEHMESITQNIENDPSKEFTQEIITIIHQVKANYFASSDITLHERFSKIQDKSSTNTNEVKTHLDPEIHRRIDMSLAELQNKRTVPSESPQNIVRVLEDPNDLRYDIERRRKERLKNEDERVFHVDGVTPRSQQSCSLSKLQTSQVDGFQKPMRFLKPPFRKFIGRPHLTYYASKSSDTYPHRRIRGHLENAGPIRRHFKSNFADGHLQSHYKSGLVQKGLYIQAKYQRLRSVGVRGFATNKFRDGFLRKEKGNLNIATET; the protein is encoded by the exons ATGACAAGATCTAGATCAAGATCACCACGATGGAAACCAAG gTCCTTATCTCCAGCTTTTAGGACTCCAGAGCACCATAGGCAAAGGCATGCTCATATTAATTATGACTGTGAATATAAAAGCTTTCGTAAGGACTCAAAAAAGTCTATGCCTTGGAGAACAGAAGATGAAAAGTATGGACAAGGCAATTCCAGGTTTGCACCTCATGGAAATAACCACCAGAGAATATATGAACGTAGGTCACCTTCACCAAACTTGAAAAGAATTCCCATGGAAGATGCTTACAGTCATAAGCCCTACAGAACCCATTCATCTGAAAGGACTGAAAGCAATAGGAGATGCCAATTACCACCAAAATACTCGGAAATACCTTATAAAGAGCATGACCGTCCGTTTTACCAGCACAAAATGGAGGACAGATGCATGTTTGATCACTACAAAGTCACTGGAAATGAAAAAGGAATGAAACCTTTTCATAGACCATTAGGGGATTCATGCAAACTTGAAAGAAAATGGCATGAAGATGACTTGAGGCACCAGAGGTTACACGAAGAGAAGTATGGTCAGTCACCCAGAAGAGTTTCTGATGAATTTACGACAAGGAGCTCTTTACAGAAGAG GTATCCTGAAGATCACGATTACAGAGAATATGGGCACGCGTCTAAAAGGGCTAAGGAAATGGAGAGGTATGACGGAGATGTAGCAAGAAATTCCAAGTGGAAGCAAGAACGTTCTTTTCCACCCTGCCAAGAAAAGGAGGAGCAAAGATACCCGGGTGCGCAGTCCCAGTGGCCGGCCGAGAGGGAGTACTTGGGGGGGTCTGTCACAAAGATAGCCTATGAGTACAGTCACAAACGGCGCAGGCATCCGGACGGGGAGAAGCCTTTTCCAGAGGACAGAGCTCAGAAGTACGTGAAGCAGGAAGAGCAGAAGTACGGCTCTTCCAAGGGCGCCCGGAACAGCAAGGAGCTGGATTACTTCAGTGGGGGCAGAGTGAGGCGGACTGAAGAACGGCACGTTGAAGAACCTGTTAAATGCAGTTCAAAGAAGGGCTGCAATGCTTGTGTTAACTCTTCCAAAACAGATGTTGAGCTGAggtcttttaaaaacaaactgaatGAAAGAGTGAGGAAAGACGGGGAATTGAGGAAAAACGTAGATTCTTCCAATAGCCAGCGTGATGCAAGTCATACTGTTTCAGATGTGAAAATGTCAGATGCCAACTGTATAAGAGACCATCTCACTGTCAAAGTGGATATGAAGAAAATGGTGACCAAGTACAG GACTGCTTCTAGTCACACTACAGAGAGACAGATGTCCCACGATCTGGTTGCTGTTGGCAAAAAAAGTGAGAATTTTCATCCAGTATTTGAGCACATGGAATCTATAACACAAAACATTGAGAACGACCCATCAAAAGAATTTACTCAGGAAATAATCACAATTATTCATCAAGTTAAAG CAAATTATTTTGCATCTTCTGACATAACTCTACATGAACGGTTCTCAAAAATTCAGGATAAATCAAGTACAAATACAAATGAAGTGAAAACACATCTGGATCCAGAAATTCACAG GAGGATAGACATGTCTCTAGCAGAACTTCAGAACAAACGAACTGTGCCATCTGAATCTCCCCAG AACATTGTAAGAGTGTTAGAAGATCCAAATGATCTACGGTATGATatagaaaggagaagaaaagagagattgAAGAATGAAGATGAGAGAGTGTTTCATGTAGATGGTGTAACTCCAAG gagccagcagagctgcagtctTTCAAAGTTACAAACGTCTCAAGTTGATGGTTTCCAAAAGCCTATGAGGTTCCTAaagccacctttcaggaaattTATTGGGAGACCTCATCTG ACTTACTATGCTTCAAAATCAAGTGACACTTACCCCCACAGACGGATTAGAGGACACCTTGAAAATGCAGGACCCATCAGAAGGCACTTTAAG